A single region of the Streptomyces vilmorinianum genome encodes:
- a CDS encoding alpha/beta fold hydrolase produces MTKNSTSATRSKWTGMVPVDDTALAVTDTGGDGIPVVYLNGQFATQGYWRRVIAELGTEWRHITYDERARGASKRSADYSFEAAVRDLDAVLAARGVDRALVVGWSYGAVVAAHWADRNPHRALGAVLVDGAFPYDWLDDAMEQRIRKLFRRMSWFLPLLRPTGLAPRMTAEQQADSNIELGRLSRERELGPVLDGITVPVRYVVASGASFGSKGDEHERIRTSLDAVTARNPNIRIGAKVAGNHGALLKKDFPAIAESVRDIAAPHPSDRA; encoded by the coding sequence ATGACGAAGAACAGCACGTCCGCGACCAGGTCGAAGTGGACCGGCATGGTGCCCGTCGACGACACCGCCCTGGCCGTCACCGACACCGGCGGCGACGGAATCCCCGTGGTCTACCTCAACGGCCAGTTCGCCACCCAGGGCTACTGGCGCCGCGTCATCGCCGAACTGGGCACGGAATGGCGGCACATCACCTACGACGAGCGGGCCCGCGGCGCATCCAAGCGCTCGGCGGACTACTCCTTCGAGGCCGCCGTCCGCGACCTCGACGCCGTACTCGCCGCCCGAGGCGTGGACCGCGCCCTGGTCGTGGGCTGGTCCTACGGCGCGGTCGTCGCGGCGCACTGGGCCGACCGCAATCCGCACCGCGCCCTGGGCGCCGTCCTGGTCGACGGCGCGTTCCCCTACGACTGGCTCGACGACGCCATGGAGCAACGCATCCGCAAACTGTTCCGGCGCATGAGCTGGTTCCTGCCACTGCTGCGCCCGACGGGCCTGGCCCCGCGGATGACCGCCGAACAGCAGGCCGACAGCAACATCGAGCTCGGCCGGCTCTCCCGCGAACGCGAGCTGGGCCCCGTCCTGGACGGCATCACCGTCCCGGTGCGGTACGTGGTCGCCTCGGGCGCGTCCTTCGGAAGCAAGGGAGACGAGCACGAGCGGATCCGCACCAGCCTCGACGCGGTCACCGCCCGCAACCCCAACATCCGGATCGGCGCGAAAGTCGCCGGCAACCACGGCGCCCTCCTCAAGAAGGACTTCCCGGCCATCGCCGAATCCGTACGCGACATCGCCGCACCCCACCCGTCGGACAGGGCCTAG
- a CDS encoding DUF4097 family beta strand repeat-containing protein — protein sequence MQKFTTPAPITAVLDIPAGHIRFIAADRADTTVEVLPADASKSRDVKAAEQIEIAYADGVLRVEAPAAKSRILGHPGSVEVTVQLPAGSHVEAKAAAAELRGVGRLGDVTFDGAQATVKLDETATAHLTLQAGDIAIGRLNGPGRISTQKGDLHITEAVHGTLTLATEHGEITVGAARGVCAALDAGTAYGRISNTLKNTDGTAELHIHATTAYGNITARSL from the coding sequence ATGCAGAAGTTCACCACCCCCGCCCCGATCACCGCCGTCCTGGACATCCCCGCCGGACACATCCGGTTCATCGCCGCCGACCGGGCCGACACCACCGTCGAGGTCCTGCCCGCCGACGCGTCCAAGAGCCGCGACGTGAAGGCCGCCGAGCAGATCGAGATCGCCTACGCCGACGGTGTGCTGCGCGTCGAGGCCCCGGCGGCGAAGAGCCGGATCCTGGGCCACCCCGGATCGGTCGAGGTGACCGTCCAGCTGCCCGCCGGCTCCCACGTCGAGGCCAAGGCCGCCGCCGCCGAACTGCGCGGCGTCGGACGCCTCGGCGACGTCACCTTCGACGGCGCACAGGCCACGGTCAAGCTCGACGAGACCGCAACCGCCCACCTCACCCTCCAGGCCGGTGACATCGCGATCGGCCGCCTGAACGGCCCCGGCCGGATCAGCACCCAAAAGGGCGACCTCCACATCACCGAGGCCGTGCACGGCACCCTCACGCTGGCCACCGAGCACGGCGAGATCACGGTCGGCGCCGCCCGCGGCGTCTGCGCGGCCCTGGACGCCGGCACCGCCTACGGCCGCATCAGCAACACGCTCAAGAACACCGACGGCACCGCCGAACTCCACATCCACGCCACCACCGCCTACGGCAACATCACCGCCCGCAGCCTCTAA
- a CDS encoding resuscitation-promoting factor — translation MSNAQGSHRAARGGRRSDVSLHEQQTQEAVLLPGQGSRAEARRAARRRKASPGAAEGLRRIVPQALVVAFLAGGTSAFVANDKAIRLSVDGVPRTLHTFADDVGELLADEGLAVGAHDIVAPAPAADLASGDEVVVRYGRPVALTLDGERRQVWTTARTVDGALRQLGVRAEGAYLSVSRSAPISRRGLALDVRTERTVTLLADGRERTLRTNAATVREAVAEAGITLSGQDTTSVPPSSFPRDGQTITVMRITGTKEIREEPIPYAVERTRDPGLFAGTEVVERQGVQGVRRVTYALRTVNGVRQKPKKIGEEVVREPVTQKVKVGTRPLPSSVAGADGLDWGALAACESGGRPNAVDPSGTYGGLYQFDPGTWRSLGGSGVAQNASASEQTYRAKKLFVQRGASPWPHCGRRLYR, via the coding sequence GTGAGCAACGCGCAGGGAAGTCACCGAGCCGCACGGGGCGGGCGTCGGTCGGACGTCTCCCTCCATGAGCAGCAGACCCAGGAGGCGGTACTGCTCCCCGGCCAGGGCTCCCGCGCCGAGGCCCGGCGGGCCGCCCGCCGCCGCAAGGCCTCCCCGGGCGCGGCCGAGGGCCTGCGGCGCATCGTCCCGCAGGCCCTCGTCGTCGCCTTCCTGGCCGGCGGCACCAGCGCCTTCGTCGCCAACGACAAGGCGATCCGGCTCTCCGTCGACGGCGTCCCGCGCACACTGCACACCTTCGCCGACGACGTCGGCGAACTCCTCGCCGACGAGGGCCTGGCCGTCGGCGCCCACGACATCGTCGCCCCCGCCCCCGCCGCCGACCTCGCCAGCGGCGACGAGGTCGTCGTCCGCTACGGCCGGCCCGTCGCCCTCACCCTCGACGGCGAACGCCGCCAGGTGTGGACCACGGCCAGGACCGTCGACGGGGCCCTGCGCCAGCTCGGCGTCCGCGCCGAGGGCGCCTACCTCTCCGTCTCCCGCTCCGCCCCGATCTCCCGCCGGGGCCTCGCCCTCGACGTCCGCACCGAACGAACGGTCACCCTCCTCGCCGACGGCCGCGAACGGACCCTGCGCACCAACGCCGCCACCGTCCGCGAGGCCGTCGCGGAGGCGGGGATCACCCTCTCCGGCCAGGACACCACCTCCGTACCGCCGAGCTCCTTCCCGCGCGACGGCCAGACGATCACCGTCATGCGGATCACCGGCACCAAGGAGATCCGGGAGGAGCCGATCCCGTACGCCGTCGAGAGGACCCGCGACCCCGGGCTCTTCGCGGGCACGGAGGTCGTCGAACGGCAGGGGGTGCAGGGTGTGCGCCGCGTCACGTACGCCCTGCGGACCGTCAACGGCGTCCGGCAGAAGCCGAAGAAGATCGGCGAGGAGGTGGTGCGGGAGCCCGTCACCCAGAAGGTGAAGGTCGGCACCCGGCCCCTGCCCTCCTCGGTGGCGGGCGCGGACGGGCTCGACTGGGGCGCGCTCGCGGCCTGCGAGTCCGGCGGCCGGCCGAACGCGGTCGACCCCTCGGGGACGTACGGCGGGCTCTACCAGTTCGACCCCGGCACGTGGCGCTCGCTCGGCGGCAGCGGAGTCGCCCAGAACGCGTCCGCCTCGGAACAGACGTACCGGGCGAAGAAGCTCTTCGTGCAGCGGGGGGCGAGTCCCTGGCCCCACTGCGGCCGAAGGCTGTACCGGTGA
- a CDS encoding VOC family protein, giving the protein MPATVDGPDFVALQVKDIQAAAAFFEERLGMRRAPASPPHAVVFATSPIPFAVREPLPGVDLDGDARPGLGVALWLRTTNAAELRERLVAAGVAVTPLQDSPFGPTFTFTGPEGYRLTAHGG; this is encoded by the coding sequence ATGCCCGCCACTGTCGACGGCCCTGACTTCGTCGCCCTGCAGGTGAAGGACATCCAGGCCGCAGCGGCCTTCTTCGAGGAACGCCTCGGCATGCGCCGTGCGCCCGCTTCACCGCCCCACGCGGTGGTCTTCGCCACCAGCCCCATCCCGTTCGCGGTCCGCGAGCCACTCCCGGGCGTCGATCTGGACGGCGACGCGCGCCCCGGGCTGGGGGTGGCGCTGTGGCTGCGGACCACGAACGCCGCAGAGCTGCGCGAGCGGCTCGTGGCCGCCGGCGTCGCCGTCACTCCGCTCCAGGACAGCCCGTTCGGCCCCACGTTCACCTTCACCGGCCCTGAGGGTTACCGCCTCACCGCGCACGGAGGCTGA
- a CDS encoding 4-(cytidine 5'-diphospho)-2-C-methyl-D-erythritol kinase produces MSGAGTERNAGTERGTGAEFGAGTAPGTGTSSGTGTASRGAGVGGAHAGAARGVTVRVPAKVNVQLAVGGARPDGFHDLANVFLAVSLYDEVTATPAEELTVTCEGPDADKVPLDRTNLAARAAELLAARHGISPDVHLHIAKDIPVAGGMAGGSADGAGALLACDALWGLNAPREELLEICAELGSDVPFSLVGGAALGVGRGERLTELPVGGGFHWVFAVADGGLSTPAVYGEFDRLTEGVTVPEPVASPDLLEALRTGDATALAGALANDLQAAAVSLRPSLTATLEAGTAAGALAALVSGSGPTTAFLVKDEESAEAVAAALIASGTCRTARVASSPAPGATVLG; encoded by the coding sequence GTGAGCGGGGCCGGTACGGAGCGGAACGCGGGTACGGAGCGGGGTACGGGCGCGGAGTTCGGCGCGGGCACGGCACCTGGCACCGGCACGTCGTCCGGCACCGGAACGGCGTCCCGTGGGGCAGGCGTCGGCGGCGCGCACGCGGGTGCTGCCCGGGGCGTCACGGTACGTGTGCCCGCCAAGGTCAACGTCCAGCTGGCGGTCGGCGGGGCGCGGCCCGACGGGTTCCACGACCTGGCGAACGTCTTCCTCGCCGTGTCCCTGTACGACGAGGTGACCGCGACCCCCGCCGAGGAGCTGACGGTGACCTGCGAGGGGCCGGACGCGGACAAGGTCCCGCTGGACCGGACGAACCTCGCCGCGCGGGCGGCGGAACTGCTCGCCGCCCGGCACGGCATCTCCCCGGACGTGCACCTGCACATCGCCAAGGACATCCCGGTGGCCGGCGGCATGGCGGGCGGCAGCGCCGACGGCGCGGGCGCGCTGCTCGCGTGCGACGCGCTGTGGGGTCTGAACGCGCCGCGCGAGGAGCTCCTGGAGATCTGCGCGGAGCTCGGCAGCGATGTGCCGTTCAGCCTCGTCGGCGGGGCGGCGCTCGGCGTCGGGCGCGGCGAGAGGCTGACGGAGCTTCCGGTGGGCGGCGGCTTCCACTGGGTGTTCGCCGTCGCCGACGGGGGGCTCTCGACCCCGGCGGTGTACGGCGAGTTCGACCGGCTCACGGAGGGCGTCACCGTCCCCGAGCCGGTCGCCTCCCCGGACCTCCTGGAGGCCCTCCGCACCGGCGACGCGACCGCCCTGGCCGGAGCCCTCGCGAACGACCTCCAGGCGGCCGCCGTCTCCCTGCGCCCGTCCCTGACGGCGACGCTGGAGGCGGGCACGGCGGCCGGCGCGCTGGCCGCCCTGGTCTCGGGCTCGGGCCCGACGACGGCGTTCCTGGTGAAGGACGAGGAGTCGGCGGAGGCGGTCGCGGCCGCCCTGATCGCCTCCGGCACCTGCCGCACGGCCCGCGTGGCCTCGTCCCCGGCGCCGGGCGCGACGGTTCTCGGCTAG
- a CDS encoding SMP-30/gluconolactonase/LRE family protein encodes MPRLPRLVAAATATVALTVLASGPTSAGEPTVTDPRVVAHFDFALGQTPENIALEPDGSANLTLSFARQVANVDKHGAQRIVATLPAVANPNTPIIGAAAAMGIARAHDGTLYVVYATGTSETGIWRIKPGGSAPVQIAELPADGLPNSLALDEKCGVFYVADSVLGTVWRVPQEGGTPTAWATGTELQPLAAPDGFGVGANGIKVHNGAVWVSNTDRQTLLRIPVLPDESAGTIETRATGLTWIDDFAFTGHDDTVLATLIMDSELALVRPDGTHTVVLTGQDGLSNPTSVAVRGETVYVPSASYFAPVKDPNLLLARLNKGKS; translated from the coding sequence ATGCCCCGACTCCCCCGCCTGGTCGCCGCCGCCACGGCCACCGTCGCCCTCACCGTGCTCGCGTCAGGCCCCACCTCGGCCGGTGAGCCGACCGTGACGGACCCGCGCGTCGTCGCCCACTTCGACTTCGCCCTCGGGCAGACACCGGAGAACATCGCCCTCGAACCCGACGGCTCCGCGAACCTGACCCTGTCCTTCGCCCGGCAGGTCGCCAACGTCGACAAGCACGGGGCACAGCGGATCGTCGCGACCCTGCCCGCCGTGGCGAACCCGAACACGCCCATCATCGGCGCGGCCGCCGCCATGGGGATCGCCCGCGCCCACGACGGCACGCTCTACGTCGTCTACGCCACCGGAACGAGCGAGACCGGCATCTGGCGCATCAAGCCCGGCGGCAGCGCGCCCGTCCAGATCGCCGAGCTGCCGGCCGACGGGCTCCCCAACAGCCTCGCCCTCGACGAGAAATGCGGCGTGTTCTACGTCGCCGACTCCGTCCTCGGAACCGTGTGGCGCGTCCCGCAGGAAGGCGGCACGCCCACGGCCTGGGCCACGGGAACCGAGCTCCAGCCCCTGGCCGCCCCCGACGGCTTCGGCGTCGGCGCCAACGGGATCAAGGTCCACAACGGCGCCGTGTGGGTGTCCAACACCGACCGGCAGACGCTGCTGCGCATCCCGGTCCTCCCCGACGAGAGCGCCGGGACCATCGAGACCCGGGCGACCGGGCTGACCTGGATCGACGACTTCGCCTTCACCGGGCACGACGACACCGTCCTCGCCACCCTGATCATGGACAGCGAACTCGCCCTCGTACGCCCCGACGGCACCCACACGGTCGTCCTCACCGGGCAGGACGGGCTCTCCAACCCGACCTCCGTGGCGGTGCGCGGCGAGACCGTCTACGTACCGAGCGCTTCCTACTTCGCCCCCGTGAAGGACCCGAACCTGCTCCTGGCCCGCCTCAACAAGGGCAAGAGCTAG
- the rsmI gene encoding 16S rRNA (cytidine(1402)-2'-O)-methyltransferase yields the protein MTHVTGTLVLAGTPIGDIADAPPRLAAELETADIVAAEDTRRLRGLTRALGVHTSGRVVSYFEGNESARTPELVEALAGGARVLLVTDAGMPSVSDPGYRLVAAAVEQNIKVTAVPGPSAVLTALALSGLPVDRFCFEGFLPRKAGERLGRLREVAQEKRTLVYFEAPHRLDDTLAAMAEVFGAERRAAVCRELTKTYEEVKRGGLGELAAWAAEGVRGEITVVVEGAPETGPAELDAEELVRRVRIREEAGERRKEAIAAVAAEAGLPKREVFDAVVAAKNAAAPGPSKGKELS from the coding sequence ATGACCCATGTGACAGGAACGCTGGTACTTGCAGGGACTCCCATCGGGGACATCGCGGACGCCCCGCCGCGGCTCGCGGCCGAGCTGGAGACCGCCGATATCGTCGCCGCGGAGGACACCCGGCGGCTGCGCGGACTGACCAGGGCCCTCGGTGTGCACACCTCGGGCCGTGTCGTCTCCTACTTCGAGGGCAACGAGTCCGCCCGGACGCCCGAGCTGGTCGAGGCGCTGGCCGGCGGCGCGCGCGTGCTGCTCGTCACCGACGCGGGCATGCCGTCGGTCTCCGACCCCGGCTACCGGCTCGTCGCCGCCGCCGTCGAGCAGAACATCAAGGTCACCGCCGTCCCCGGCCCCTCCGCCGTGCTGACCGCGCTCGCCCTGTCCGGGCTGCCCGTGGACCGCTTCTGCTTCGAGGGCTTCCTGCCCCGCAAGGCGGGGGAGCGGCTCGGCCGGCTCCGCGAGGTCGCCCAGGAGAAGAGGACCCTCGTCTACTTCGAGGCCCCGCACCGGCTCGACGACACGCTCGCCGCGATGGCCGAGGTCTTCGGCGCCGAGCGCCGGGCCGCCGTCTGCCGCGAGCTCACCAAGACGTACGAGGAGGTCAAGCGCGGCGGCCTCGGCGAGCTCGCCGCCTGGGCCGCCGAGGGCGTACGGGGAGAGATCACCGTCGTCGTCGAGGGCGCCCCCGAGACCGGTCCGGCGGAGCTCGACGCCGAGGAGCTGGTGCGCCGGGTGCGGATCCGCGAGGAGGCCGGGGAGCGGCGCAAGGAGGCCATCGCGGCGGTCGCCGCCGAGGCGGGCCTTCCCAAGCGCGAGGTCTTCGACGCCGTCGTCGCGGCAAAGAACGCGGCCGCGCCGGGCCCTTCAAAGGGTAAAGAGCTATCGTGA
- a CDS encoding GbsR/MarR family transcriptional regulator, whose amino-acid sequence MPGGRLTQPERQQIALGLADGLAYAEIARRLDRPTSTITREVMRNGGPTAYRADLAHRATERRAQRRRRTAPREPQASAQPYGRDAEAVREYEELFTTVMMASGMPKMMARVMSCLTLTDSGRLTASELVQRLQVSPASISKAISFLETQGMVRRERDERRRERYVVDDDIWYQSMMASARSTAQLVDTARQGVGVLGPGTPAAIRMENIARFLDFVSESIARAAEQAREVLHTKPETPSESKPAASGSGPG is encoded by the coding sequence ATGCCGGGAGGCAGGCTCACCCAGCCCGAACGCCAGCAGATCGCGCTGGGACTGGCCGACGGCCTGGCCTACGCGGAGATCGCCAGACGCCTGGATCGTCCCACCTCGACGATCACGCGCGAGGTGATGCGCAACGGCGGCCCCACCGCCTACCGCGCCGACCTGGCCCACCGCGCCACCGAGCGCCGCGCCCAACGCCGCAGGCGGACGGCGCCCCGGGAGCCGCAGGCGTCGGCGCAGCCCTACGGACGCGACGCCGAGGCCGTGCGCGAGTACGAGGAGCTGTTCACCACCGTCATGATGGCGTCGGGCATGCCCAAGATGATGGCCCGGGTGATGTCCTGCCTCACGCTCACCGACTCCGGCAGGCTGACCGCGTCCGAACTCGTTCAGCGCCTCCAGGTCAGCCCGGCGTCCATCTCCAAGGCGATCTCGTTCCTGGAGACCCAGGGCATGGTCCGGCGGGAACGCGACGAACGCCGCCGCGAGCGCTACGTCGTCGACGACGACATCTGGTACCAGTCGATGATGGCCAGCGCCCGGTCCACCGCCCAGCTCGTCGACACCGCCCGGCAGGGCGTCGGCGTCCTCGGCCCCGGCACCCCGGCGGCCATCCGCATGGAGAACATCGCCCGCTTCCTCGACTTCGTCTCCGAGAGCATCGCCCGCGCCGCCGAGCAGGCCCGGGAGGTCCTCCACACCAAACCCGAAACCCCCTCGGAGTCGAAGCCGGCCGCGAGCGGAAGCGGGCCGGGGTGA
- the rsmA gene encoding 16S rRNA (adenine(1518)-N(6)/adenine(1519)-N(6))-dimethyltransferase RsmA — MSTTTGPEGPDALLGPADIRELAAALGVRPTKQRGQNFVIDANTVRRIVRTAEVRPDDVVVEVGPGLGSLTLALLEAADRVTAVEIDDVLAGALPATIAARLPRKKDHFALVHSDAMHVEELPGPPPTALVANLPYNVAVPVLLHMLDRFPTIERTLVMVQAEVADRLAARPGNKVYGVPSVKANWYAEVKRAGAIGRNVFWPAPNVDSGLVSLVRRTEPVATTASKTEVFAVVDAAFAQRRKTLRAALAGWAGSPAAAEEALVKAGISPQARGEALTVEEFARIAEAKA; from the coding sequence GTGAGCACCACCACCGGCCCCGAAGGCCCCGACGCCCTCCTCGGCCCCGCCGACATCCGTGAACTGGCGGCGGCGCTCGGCGTACGCCCCACCAAGCAGCGCGGCCAGAACTTCGTCATCGACGCCAACACGGTCCGGCGGATCGTCCGCACGGCCGAGGTGCGCCCCGACGACGTGGTCGTGGAGGTGGGCCCCGGGCTCGGCTCGCTGACCCTGGCGCTCCTGGAGGCCGCGGACCGGGTGACCGCCGTCGAGATCGACGACGTCCTGGCCGGCGCGCTGCCGGCGACGATCGCGGCCCGCCTGCCGCGGAAGAAGGACCACTTCGCGCTGGTCCACTCCGACGCGATGCACGTCGAGGAGCTGCCCGGCCCGCCGCCCACCGCGCTCGTCGCGAACCTGCCGTACAACGTCGCGGTGCCCGTCCTGCTGCACATGCTGGACCGCTTCCCGACCATCGAGCGGACGCTGGTCATGGTCCAGGCCGAGGTCGCGGACCGGCTCGCGGCCCGGCCCGGGAACAAGGTGTACGGCGTGCCGTCGGTGAAGGCGAACTGGTACGCCGAGGTGAAGCGGGCCGGCGCGATCGGCCGCAACGTCTTCTGGCCGGCGCCGAACGTCGACTCGGGTCTCGTCTCGCTCGTCCGCCGTACGGAACCGGTGGCGACGACCGCCTCCAAGACGGAGGTCTTCGCGGTCGTCGACGCGGCCTTCGCGCAGCGCCGCAAGACCCTGCGGGCCGCGCTCGCCGGCTGGGCGGGCTCGCCCGCGGCGGCCGAGGAGGCCCTGGTGAAGGCCGGGATCTCGCCGCAGGCGCGGGGCGAGGCGCTGACGGTGGAGGAGTTCGCGCGGATCGCGGAGGCGAAGGCGTGA
- a CDS encoding dolichyl-phosphate-mannose--protein mannosyltransferase, with translation MTSTAPEALQGQHAVEEPPSWQQRLRRFGYVPPARSAAGPGLRDRLVPPYTRPSQRLWSLLGVSAGAADRIGRLAAWGGPLLVALLAGVLRFWNLGKPNAVIFDETYYAKDSWALINQGYEGAWPKDIDKKILADPGSVLIPTDPGYVVHPPMGKWVIGLGEKIIDFTPFGWRFMVALLGTLSVLMLARIGRRLFRSTFLGCLAGLLLAVDGLHFVMSRTALLDQVLMFFVLAAFGCLVVDRDWARRKLAAGLPEDEEGVLRPDAVVAETLRLGRRPWRIAAGVSLGLAAATKWNGLYVMVAFGLLTVLWDVGARRTAGAFRPYVAVIRRDLTPAFVSVVPVALVTYLVTWTGWIVTDKGYFRNWAAEQDKVTGGGTWSFLPDWLRSLWHYETEVYKFHVGLNSPHTYESNPWSWIVLGRPVSYFYESPAPGKAGCPSTATEKCAQEVLALGTPLLWWAACFAILYILWRWFFRRDWRAGAIACGIAAGWLPWFLYQERTIFLFYAVVFVPFLCLAVTMMIGAMIGPPGSSERRRTFGAVGAGVLVLLIVWNFIYFWPIYTGTAIPIDQWRNRMWLDTWV, from the coding sequence GTGACCAGTACCGCACCCGAGGCCCTGCAGGGTCAGCACGCCGTGGAAGAGCCCCCGTCGTGGCAGCAGCGTCTGCGGCGCTTCGGCTACGTACCCCCCGCCAGGAGCGCCGCGGGGCCTGGGCTGCGGGACCGTCTCGTACCCCCGTACACCCGGCCCTCGCAGCGGCTGTGGTCGCTGCTCGGCGTCTCGGCAGGGGCCGCCGACCGGATCGGGCGGCTCGCCGCCTGGGGCGGTCCGCTGCTCGTGGCGCTCCTCGCGGGCGTGCTCCGGTTCTGGAACCTGGGCAAGCCGAACGCGGTGATATTCGACGAGACGTACTACGCGAAGGACTCCTGGGCGCTGATCAACCAGGGGTACGAGGGGGCGTGGCCGAAGGACATCGACAAGAAGATCCTGGCCGACCCCGGTTCGGTCCTGATCCCCACGGATCCGGGCTATGTGGTCCACCCGCCGATGGGCAAGTGGGTCATCGGCCTGGGCGAGAAGATCATCGACTTCACGCCCTTCGGCTGGCGGTTCATGGTGGCGCTGCTCGGCACCCTGTCCGTGCTGATGCTCGCCCGGATCGGGCGGCGGCTGTTCCGCTCCACGTTCCTGGGGTGCCTGGCGGGGCTGCTGCTCGCGGTGGACGGCCTGCACTTCGTGATGAGCCGCACGGCGCTGCTCGACCAGGTGCTGATGTTCTTCGTGCTCGCGGCCTTCGGCTGTCTGGTCGTCGACCGGGACTGGGCGCGCCGGAAGCTGGCGGCCGGCCTGCCCGAGGACGAGGAAGGGGTCCTGCGGCCGGACGCGGTCGTCGCGGAGACCCTGCGGCTCGGCCGGCGGCCGTGGCGGATCGCGGCGGGCGTGTCGCTGGGGCTCGCGGCGGCGACCAAGTGGAACGGCCTGTACGTCATGGTCGCGTTCGGTCTGCTGACGGTGCTGTGGGACGTGGGCGCCCGGCGCACGGCCGGCGCGTTCCGTCCGTACGTGGCGGTGATCAGGCGGGACCTGACCCCCGCGTTCGTGTCGGTGGTGCCGGTCGCGCTCGTCACGTACCTGGTCACCTGGACGGGCTGGATCGTCACGGACAAGGGCTACTTCCGGAACTGGGCGGCCGAGCAGGACAAGGTGACGGGCGGCGGGACCTGGTCCTTCCTGCCGGACTGGCTGCGCAGCCTGTGGCACTACGAGACCGAGGTCTACAAGTTCCACGTGGGCCTGAACTCGCCGCACACGTACGAGTCGAACCCGTGGAGCTGGATCGTCCTCGGCCGCCCCGTCTCGTACTTCTACGAGTCCCCGGCACCGGGGAAGGCGGGCTGCCCGTCGACCGCGACGGAGAAGTGCGCCCAGGAGGTCCTGGCCCTGGGCACACCGCTGCTGTGGTGGGCGGCCTGTTTCGCGATCCTGTACATCCTGTGGCGCTGGTTCTTCCGCCGCGACTGGCGGGCGGGCGCGATCGCGTGCGGCATCGCGGCGGGCTGGCTGCCGTGGTTCCTCTACCAGGAACGCACCATCTTCCTTTTCTACGCGGTGGTGTTCGTCCCGTTCCTGTGTCTCGCGGTGACGATGATGATCGGCGCGATGATCGGACCACCGGGCTCCTCGGAAAGGCGGCGGACTTTCGGTGCGGTGGGGGCCGGAGTTCTGGTCCTGCTCATCGTCTGGAATTTCATCTACTTCTGGCCGATCTACACCGGCACGGCGATTCCGATCGACCAGTGGCGGAACAGGATGTGGCTCGACACCTGGGTCTAG
- a CDS encoding TatD family hydrolase, with protein sequence MSSKDAPPPLPEPLLVPVADSHTHLDMQSGTVEEALTKAAAVGVATVVQVGCDIKGSQWAAETAAAHENVHAAVALHPNEAPRIVLGDPDGWSRQGAREAGGEAALDDALAEIDRLAALPYVRAVGETGLDYFRTGPEGMAAQERSFRAHIEIAKRHGKALVIHDREAHADVLRVLEEEGAPERTVFHCYSGDAEMAEICAAHGYYMSFAGNMTFKNAQPLRDALAVAPLELVLVETDAPFLTPAPYRGRPNAPYLVPVTVRAMAAVRGITEEELCEAIAVNTASAFDY encoded by the coding sequence ATGAGTTCCAAGGACGCCCCGCCGCCGCTGCCCGAGCCCCTGCTGGTGCCGGTGGCTGATTCGCACACCCACCTGGACATGCAGTCCGGCACCGTCGAGGAGGCCCTCACCAAGGCCGCCGCCGTCGGCGTCGCCACCGTCGTCCAGGTGGGCTGCGACATCAAGGGCTCCCAGTGGGCCGCCGAGACCGCCGCCGCGCACGAGAACGTGCACGCCGCCGTCGCCCTGCACCCCAACGAGGCCCCCCGCATCGTGCTCGGGGACCCCGACGGGTGGTCCCGTCAGGGCGCCCGCGAGGCGGGCGGGGAGGCGGCTCTCGACGACGCGCTCGCCGAGATCGACCGACTGGCCGCCCTGCCGTACGTCCGGGCCGTCGGCGAGACGGGCCTGGACTACTTCCGTACCGGCCCCGAGGGCATGGCCGCCCAGGAGCGTTCCTTCCGCGCCCACATCGAGATCGCCAAGCGGCACGGCAAGGCGCTGGTCATCCACGACCGCGAGGCCCACGCCGACGTGCTGCGCGTCCTGGAGGAGGAGGGCGCCCCGGAGCGGACCGTCTTCCACTGCTACTCCGGCGACGCCGAGATGGCCGAGATCTGCGCCGCGCACGGCTACTACATGTCCTTCGCGGGCAACATGACCTTCAAGAACGCCCAGCCGCTGCGCGACGCCCTCGCCGTCGCCCCGCTGGAGCTCGTCCTCGTCGAGACGGACGCCCCGTTCCTCACCCCCGCGCCGTACCGCGGACGGCCCAACGCGCCGTATCTCGTCCCGGTCACCGTCCGCGCGATGGCCGCGGTCCGCGGGATCACGGAGGAGGAGCTCTGCGAGGCGATCGCCGTGAACACCGCGAGCGCCTTCGATTACTGA